From Thiohalomonas denitrificans:
CGTTTTGTCGGTCGGGTCAACAATATCCATCAGGCGCTTGTGCGTCCGTAGCTCATACTGGTCCCGCGCATCCTTGTTGACGTGCGGAGAGGTGAGTACCGTAAAACGCTCTTTCTTCGTTGGCAGCGGGATCGGGCCCTTGACCTGGGCTCCGGTCCGTTTCGCTGTCTCGACGATCTCCCGCGCAGACTGATCGATCAGGCGATGATCGAATGCCTTCAGGCGGATGCGGATCTTTTGACTGGTGGTCGCCATAATTTTACCTTAGGTATGAGATGCGAGATAAGAGATACGAAAGGCCGGGCTCGTCGTACCCACACTCCCTCGTATCTCGTATTATTTCTCTCGTATCTGCAGTGTTACTCGAGGATCTTCGCAACAACGCCGGCACCCACGGTGCGGCCACCTTCGCGAACTGCGAAACGCAGCCCCTCTTCCATCGCAATCGGTGCGATCAGCGACACGGTCATCTGCACGTTATCGCCCGGCATCACCATCTCGACCCCTTCGGGCAGGTCGCAGGCACCGGTCACGTCCGTGGTACGGAAGTAGAACTGCGGACGATAGCCGTTGAAGAACGGCGTGTGACGACCACCCTCTTCCTTCGACAGCACGTACACTTCGCACTCGAACTTGGTGTGCGG
This genomic window contains:
- the rpsJ gene encoding 30S ribosomal protein S10 is translated as MATTSQKIRIRLKAFDHRLIDQSAREIVETAKRTGAQVKGPIPLPTKKERFTVLTSPHVNKDARDQYELRTHKRLMDIVDPTDKTVDALMKLDLAAGVDVQIKLQ
- a CDS encoding EF-Tu C-terminal domain-related protein, whose product is PHTKFECEVYVLSKEEGGRHTPFFNGYRPQFYFRTTDVTGACDLPEGVEMVMPGDNVQMTVSLIAPIAMEEGLRFAVREGGRTVGAGVVAKILE